The sequence ggaaaaaaaattccttggcaCAGGTTTCCTGGCCTTTTTGTCACTAGTgcagttttctgttttcttaaaacttcttcataataagcccctGTGATCATTTTGTGTCCTTTGAGAGAATCTATCAAGATTATCCCTTTGAAACCCTcccaaacaaaacagttgccataaccttctgagctgtcttccctctcttggctcattCTGGAGGTCTTTCCGACCTTCCTTAAAATGTTCGATCTGTCTGAAAACTTGTTTTATGTGGGACAGGATTCTCACAAACTTGTTGCAAAATTTCAATGATTTAGGAAGATGTCCACTTaagttttgttaaaattttaatattagtCCAGacctcaaaattgtttttttcccGTGGCACAAAaagtatctttctttttttttaaggccttcTAATGACATtaagacaagtgtattactgagagaactttTTGCAGCCATCTGATGATAACAGAGAAATATTTAAATACGTTTTGTTTTGAGTAAGCCTATGCATATATGGACTGGAACCCTGGTAGCAATACCTTTCTGCTTACCCTCGTATGTGAGGATCATAAGTAGTTTATTTTAATCCAATACCAAGCAGGTCAAAGCACTTTTTTTTCACATGTCAGTGGTCATCATCTGTAAAGAAAATCAAGTCCTTTGGGGAGACACCCTAGTCATGAAAATACCAATCCAGTTAACTCAAAACCTTAAAAAATTTCAGACAGTAGTAAAATAGATATGTACGGTTATTTATtaagacattgttgttgttaggtgccattgagttggttctgactcataccgaccctatatacaacagaaccaaacacttgaCGCAGTCCATTGGATCCTCACAATCAtgactatgtttgagcctgttgctgcagccactgtgtcaatccatctcattgagggtcttttttgctgacctactaGGGAAATGATATTCATCTTGCTCTAGCTTTTCATGCCTACACAGGATAACACACAAATGACAGACAATTTGAGAATTTATCTCCAGAAATTATGAaagatatttttttctaaacCCCAATAACTTCCATTCTGTGACCCttaattttcttcctctgttatCCTCTTAGATTTGGTCAATAGTCTGTTCACATTATTCCCTAAGCAGTCTAGTTTACTTGCCCAGGTTAGAAACACTGGACTTCAGCACCCCTATCAAGACTTAGTTCTAAAATTTGTCCCTGATTCACTAGGGAAAAAGGCAGCCTCAAAACCCTGTCAGAGTCCTTTGGGATATTCTGACTCAGCTTGGTCCTAATCACCTCTCCTCTGACAGGTCCACCACCACCTGATAAAGATGCCATTAGACAGGGAAGAAGATTGGAATCAGTCCCCTGgccactcactctctctctctcccccatctaTTTCTATACTGGGATTTACACCTATGAACATGGTATTAAAATGTGATATTTGGTTATTTTCTGGAGTTTAGGTTCTGCGGAATGAGTGGTATTTATACAGAGTGACCACATTCCCTAACATATCTGGGACATTTAGTCCAACTCTGTTATCAGAAGAAAGCTTATGACAGGATAAAGGTAGGAGCCAGGGTGAATGAAGCTGAGTTCGGTTAGAGCTAATTTCCATTGTAGTCCTCAAATCCCACCCTTCTATGATTCTAACAACATgagtaaaaataatttgttttaaaaattttccctAAGGAAGATTTGACCTCTTTGTTTCTCAGACTATAGATAAGAGGATTTAACACAGGGATGATAAGTGTATAAAACACAGATACCACTTTGTCTTGGTCCATTGAGTAGCTGGGACTGGGGCGCAGATACATGAAGAGGATTGTCCCAAAGAAGATGGTGACTGCCATCAAATGGGAAGCACAAGTGGAGAAGGCTTTGCACCTTCCCTCAGCAGACTGGATCCTCAAGATGGCCACCAAGGTGTAAAGATAAGAAATGAGAATAGTCAGGAGGCAGCTCAGTTCATTAAAActcacaaaagcaaaaatgacaaCCTCATTGATGTGTGTGTCAGAACAAGAGAGTTTAAGGAGCGGTGGGGTGTCGCAGAAAAAGTGGTTGATGACATTTGCGCAACAGAAGGATAGCTGGAAGGTGAAGCCAGTGTGAATGGCAGCATTTACAAAGCCTGCAAGATATGTAAATAACACCAAGAGGATGCTGAGATGGGGGGACATGGTGACTGTGTAGAGGAGAggcttgcagatggccacataacggtcataggccatcacagaCAACAGGAAGCCCTCAATGCTAGCAAaggaaccaaaaaagaagaattggGCGGCACATCCATTAAATGAAATGACTGGGTTCTTCACCCAGAAGTTCACCAGCATATTGGGGGCAATGACAGAAGAGTAGCAGAAATCGACAAGGGACAAGTTActgagaaagaagtacatgggagtgtggaaaCGGGAGTCAATTTTGATTAACAGGATCATGCCGAGATTTCCAATCACAGTGGTCATATAGATAAGTAGGAACAGcacaaaaagaaaacactgtAGCTCCGGACGATCCCTGAATCCCGGGAGAACAAATTCAGTCACGGTTGTGTGGTTGGTCATGCTTTTGTCTCAGATTGGAGGGTGCTTTTGCtgggataagaaaaaaaaaaaaaaaccaagaaaagaaattgtgcaaaaatacaaggaaaatcgAATAGTTCATTCTCAGCCTTAAACAAGAATACTTTTAAAGTCCTGTCTATGATGTTCTGAGGACACGAGAATTAAACCTATTTGTTTTCTTACTAAAGAGGAAGAGCCCTTAAGTACACTCAGTAAACTCTGGCGTTTAAATAGGATTATGTGCATACtcctgtgtgtgggggtgggggtttcCACACCTGTGATGCTGCTGCCTGTCACTCCTCACCTTAGCCTGAATGATATAATAACACTTCAAAAATAGCCCTTCCACTCTACTGTTTAAAATTTCTCAttgtcaatttttatttattttttttaagccaccccCTTTAAAAAGGACTTTGATAATCTGGCCCTTATTTGTTCACATTCCACCCTTCCTCTCAattttcctctcctcttctcctcccctcccctactctaccTTCACCTCCACACTCTTCGCATCCTCTTTTCTTtactgttttctcttctttctttccttccctcttttcctttctttcttcccttccctcttttcctttccttcccttccctttcccagtccctcctttcttctcactttcatttcctttcctttcctttctttactatctcttctctcctcctcctaAAACTCCTCACCTCCCTGCTTCtttgtctctcttctttcctcctccttcttcattTTCTCCTTCTTATTCTCTCTGTCTCTAATCCCCAACAATCCAACTATTCTGAACCATGTTATAATTGAGTGACTAGATCATATAATCTAGTCATCTAAAATCATATCACCTTCATATAATTGTgtgacagagaaaagattgaggttgtcaaggatgtcattttacttagatccaaaatcaacacccaagcAACCtgatgtcaagaaatcaaaaaatgtattgcattggacaaataggcttcaaaagacctctttaaagtgttgaaaagcaaagatgataccttgacgactaaggtgcacttgacacaagccagggtgttttcagtcacctcatatgcatgtgaaagctggatgatgaacaaagaaaaccaaaggagaattgagacctttgaattgtggtgttggagaagaacattgaatataccaaatCAAAAACACCAagtccgttgccgtcgagtggattctgactcatagcgaccctatagggcagagtagaactgccccatagagtttccaaggtgcatctggtggattcaaactgccaaccttttggttagaagccatagctaaccactacaccaccaggtttccttgaatataccatgggctgccaaaagaaagaaacaaatctgtcctggaagaagtatagccagaatgatccttagaagtcagtattgtgagacttcatctcacatactttggacttgttatcaggaagaattagtccctggagaaggacatcatgcttggtaaagtagagggtcagggtaaagaggaagaccctcaatgagatgaattgacacagtggctgcaacaatggcttcaagcataacaattgtgaggatggcttaggaccaggcagtgtttcattctgttgtgcatagggtaaaaaaaaatttgggtAGCTGAGTCATAATGGACTCGAGAGCACCTAACTACAGGTAACAACAATCACTCCGGAACCcaggtagtatagtggttaagaactcagctgctaacttaaggttgacagttcaaatccaccagctgctccttggaaactctaagggcagttctactctgtcctatagggtcaccaggatCGGAATTCacttgataactttttttttgcttcttcttttaCTATCACTCCAGGGAGAAACtgcctgttgtggattgaattatgtcccccaaaaatgtgtgtcaacttggtcagtccatgattcccagtattgtatgattatccacCAACcacatcatctgatgtgattttcctatgtgttgtaaatcctaccgctatgatgttaatgagggaggacttaatgtacaagattagattgtatattgagtcaatctcttgtgagatataaaagagagaagcaagcagagagacaggttgacctcatgtcaccaataatgaagaaccaggagggaagcacatcatttggacccagggttcctgcactgagaagcttctagaccaggggaagatcaatgAGAAGATTGAGCCTAtctagagagaaaggcttcccctggagttggcaccctgaatttggacttttagcttcctagactgtgagagaataaatttatctttgctaaagccattcgtttttggtgtttctgttatagcagcactagataacaaagacagtgCTCTTGTCAAAGTCTCACTGATTTTTATCTTGCTAAACCCTGTGGTCAATTCTCAGTCCTCATCTTTCTTGACCTACCGGTAACATTTGACAGAGTTGATTGCTTACTCCTCATGGAAAGGCTTTCTTCTTTTAGCTTTCAGGACACTGGACTCTGAGTTTTCGTCCTACCACATGAGTTGGACCTGCTcatctttctttgcttttgttcctttctctctgtttcttaaTGTTGGAGCAACTCAGATCTTAGTCCTTGACCTTCTTGTCTTTTCCATTTACACTGTTTTCCCAAGTGATCTTATTCAGTCTCATGGTTTTAAATATGATCTATATACTTATAACTCCTGAATTTATATCTCCATTACTAAACTCTTTCCCAAACTTTATAATTCAACTATCTACTTATTATATATCCATGTGAATATTATATAGCAACACAACATGATCAAAACTGAACTTATCATGCACCCATCCCCCAAATCTGCTACACTCATAGCATCCTCCATCTCAAGTCAATGATAACGCTATACTTCCATTTGCTCAGATGGAATTACTTAAGCAAAGAAACAGATATTGGAGAAActgttctctcttctctttctcataCACTCCATATCCAATACATCGGAAAATTCTGTATGATCTACCTTCAAACTATCACTATCCATAAAGGCCAACTAACTTATCTACTCATAAAACTGAGGCCCAAGCC comes from Elephas maximus indicus isolate mEleMax1 chromosome 7, mEleMax1 primary haplotype, whole genome shotgun sequence and encodes:
- the LOC126080427 gene encoding olfactory receptor 1020-like yields the protein MVSVFCTLIIPVLNRLIYSMRNKEFGKEFSNGDHTTVTEFVLPGFRDRPELQCFLFVLFLLIYMTTVIGNLGMILLIKIDSRFHTPMYFFLSNLSLVDFCYSSVIAPNMLVNFWVKNPVISFNGCAAQFFFFGSFASIEGFLLSVMAYDRYVAICKPLLYTVTMSPHLSILLVLFTYLAGFVNAAIHTGFTFQLSFCCANVINHFFCDTPPLLKLSCSDTHINEVVIFAFVSFNELSCLLTILISYLYTLVAILRIQSAEGRCKAFSTCASHLMAVTIFFGTILFMYLRPSPSYSMDQDKVVSVFYTLIIPVLNPLIYSLRNKEVKSSLGKIFKTNYFYSCC